From a region of the Lactuca sativa cultivar Salinas chromosome 4, Lsat_Salinas_v11, whole genome shotgun sequence genome:
- the LOC111878509 gene encoding uncharacterized protein LOC111878509: MMMKFKNSNFLMAKRSKLAQKNKDRSGCMSGIVSIFAFRHGRITRQLLSDHATHITESTIGPSYPNSDVNSITDSEEMMHLWIESQNVDQKAKTAVKELMEEETHTHGVLECEENHESMDYRQISKDQPVPSQYCHFQDLMNELLLIHQKKNEELQNPKSLERSNSLQNERSNPSSNDAVSRKHRNFFRRRSKSHECISFENDSSLLPSSTTNGFHNERSVSQFSFSEIKKKLKNAIGRSKRDLGEKPVVVDGRRSGRSSPLRDHFYSERFSTMSNGFKIQDGVLSRSFKYETKSRENEGFGNTSERISNIYVEAKKHLSEMLSNGDECTDLMVARHPRTLGKLLSFPNYDSSSAVIDHKHEPEHEVNESQPSVTYDDHQELEVSDEVHEAEDVIETIKPHSPEESEVFDASDLTEEEDLCCSPITSDRKTEKVEGTLDDRTEKPSPVSVLEPLFSDDDISPARTISRSGETSITPLRIRFEDHVTPTENQETSIHTLVENEESAFEYIETVLLASDLNWDEFEERWISNAQILDQSLYEELQIFSSQPVCDQRLLFDSTNETLKQICDQYLGLFPELPFFKTNMYRIPKGMELINEVWKRIESRLNCVYLRSLDQLISNDMDISRMWMDLWLGTREIVMETEEWILEDLIDDTLLSLMDIN, translated from the exons ATGATGATGAAGTTTAAAAACTCCAATTTTCTTATGGCAAAAAGATCAAAACTTGCTCAGAAAAATAAAGATCGGTCAGGGTGTATGTCGGGTATTGTAAGCATTTTTGCTTTCCGCCATGGCCGGATTACCAGACAACTGCTTTCAGATCATGCTACACACATCACTGAAAGTACCATCG GTCCTTCGTATCCTAATTCCGACGTGAACTCAATTACGGATTCAGAAGAGATGATGCATCTTTGGATTGAATCTCAGAACGTTGATCAGAAAGCTAAAACGGCTGTGAAGGAACTCATGGAAGAAGAAACGCATACGCATGGCGTTTTAGAATGTGAAGAGAACCACGAGTCTATGGATTATCGTCAAATTTCTAAAGATCAACCAGTTCCATCTCAATATTGTCACTTTCAAGATCTAATGAACGAGCTCTTGTTGATCCATCAGAAGAAAAACGAAGAATTACAAAACCCAAAATCACTCGAAAGATCAAACTCGTTACAGAATGAAAGAAGCAATCCAAGCTCAAACGACGCCGTTTCCCGTAAACACCGGAACTTCTTCAGAAGAAGAAGCAAGTCTCACGAATGTATATCCTTCGAGAACGATAGCTCTCTTCTACCTTCAAGCACAACCAATGGGTTTCATAACGAAAGAAGTGTTTCCCAATTTTCGTTCTCGGAAATcaagaaaaaactaaaaaacgcCATTGGAAGATCAAAAAGGGATTTAGGAGAAAAACCAGTTGTTGTTGATGGAAGAAGGAGTGGACGGAGTTCACCACTAAGAGACCATTTCTACTCTGAAAGATTTTCGACAATGTCTAACGGGTTTAAGATTCAAGATGGAGTACTTTCAAGATCATTCAAATACGAAACAAAATCGAGGGAAAACGAGGGATTTGGAAACACGAGCGAAAGAATTTCTAACATCTACGTTGAGGCAAAGAAACATCTATCAGAGATGTTGAGTAATGGAGATGAATGTACAGATTTGATGGTGGCAAGGCATCCTAGAACCCTAGGAAAGCTTCTATCTTTTCCAAATTACGACTCTTCTTCTGCAGTTATCGATCATAAACACGAACCAGAGCATGaggtcaatgaaagtcaaccTTCGGTAACATATGACGATCATCAAGAACTTGAAGTTTCAGATGAAGTTCATGAGGCTGAAG ATGTTATAGAAACCATAAAACCACATTCGCCAGAAGAATCCGAAGTTTTTGATGCATCG GATTTGACCGAAGAAGAAGATTTATGTTGTTCTCCAATAACGTCCGATAGAAAAACAGAAAAAGTTGAGGGTACCTTAGATGATAGAACCGAGAAACCTAGTCCGGTATCGGTTCTCGAGCCATTGTTCTCGGATGACGATATTAGCCCGGCCAGAACCATTTCTCGATCTG GCGAAACTTCAATTACACCACTACGTATCCGTTTTGAAGATCACGTTACACCAACCGAAAATCAAGAAACATCTATCCATACTCTTGTTGAAAACGAGGAATCAGCATTTGAGTACATCGAAACGGTTCTTTTAGCTTCGGATCTCAATTGGGATGAGTTTGAAGAAAGATGGATTTCTAATGCTCAAATATTGGATCAATCATTATACGAAGAACTACAAATCTTTTCGAGTCAACCCGTTTGCGATCAACGGCTCCTATTCGATTCCACTAACGAAACTCTCAAGCAAATATGTGATCAATACTTGGGTTTGTTTCCCGAGTTACCGTTTTTCAAAACAAATATGTATCGGATTCCGAAGGGAATGGAATTGATAAATGAGGTATGGAAAAGAATCGAGTCACGTCTCAACTGTGTTTATCTTCGGTCGTTGGATCAACTTATAAGTAATGACATGGACATATCGAGAATGTGGATGGATCTTTGGTTGGGGACTAGGGAAATAGTTATGGAAACCGAAGAATGGATATTGGAGGATTTGATCGAT